A window from Dysidea avara chromosome 2, odDysAvar1.4, whole genome shotgun sequence encodes these proteins:
- the LOC136247426 gene encoding ice nucleation protein InaA-like isoform X23, which yields MADYSMMEEVVSTCPTKKCQHCGQQCAIAFRSCPSCNENFPDCLKRQANGPVRQHPSSLVTIMQKKANQLNQLGYDIFILGHKRNAVNPSHINFTTPGIAKEFVKDYPKLFEGWKTYCSSKSRGQNSNHQVGLSTAGENEIGLTQTATQSQGLTQTATQGQGLTQTATEDQELTQTATQIQVGLTQTATQSQGLTQTATEGQGLTQTATQSQGLTQTATQGQGLTQTATEGQVGLTQTATQGQVELTQTATQIQVGLTQTATQSQVGLTQTATQSQVGLMQTQSQVGLTQTATEGQVELTQTATQIQVGLTQTATQSQGLTQSQVGLTQTATEGQVELTQTATQIQGLSQTQNQARRKRCRECDGCRATKCGNCKYCFHPSLKRACMMRKCINLN from the exons ATGGCAGATTATTCTATGATGGAAG AGGTAGTTTCTACTTGCCCTACCAAAAAGTGCCAGCATTGTGGACAGCAATGTGCAATTGCCTTCAGATCCTGCCCCAGTTGCAATGAGAATTTTCCAGATTGCCTGAAACGCCAGGCAAATGGACCTGTTAGGCAGCATCCATCAAGTCTTGTTACTATAATGCAGAAAAAG GCCAACCAGCTCAATCAGCTGGGATATGATATCTTTATCCTCGGGCACAAGAGAAATGCTGTCAACCCATCTCATATTAATTTTACGACACCTGGTATAGCTAAAGAATTTGTTAAAGATTACCCTAAACTTTTTGAGGGGTGGAAAACATATTGCTCATCAAAATCACGAG GACAAAACAGTAATCATCAAG TAGGATTGTCAACGGCAGGAGAGAATGAAA TAGGGTTGACACAGACAGCTACACAGAGTCAAG GGTTGACACAGACAGCTACACAGGGTCAAG GGTTGACACAGACAGCTACAGAGGATCAAG AGTTGACACAGACAGCTACACAGATTCAAG TAGGGTTGACACAGACAGCTACACAGAGTCAAG GGTTGACACAGACAGCTACAGAGGGTCAAG GGTTGACACAGACAGCTACACAGAGTCAAG GGTTGACACAGACAGCTACACAGGGTCAAG GGTTGACACAGACAGCTACAGAGGGTCAAG TAGGGTTGACACAGACAGCTACACAGGGTCAAG TAGAGTTGACACAGACAGCTACACAGATTCAAG TAGGGTTGACACAGACAGCTACACAGAGTCAAG TAGGGTTGACACAGACAGCTACACAGAGTCAAG TAGGGTTGATGCAGACACAGAGTCAAG TAGGATTGACACAGACAGCTACAGAGGGTCAAG TAGAGTTGACACAGACAGCTACACAGATTCAAG TAGGGTTGACACAGACAGCTACACAGAGTCAAG GGTTGACACAGAGTCAAG TAGGGTTGACACAGACAGCTACAGAGGGTCAAG TAGAGTTGACACAGACAGCTACACAGATTCAAG GGTTGTCACAGACACAGAATCAAG CAAGAAGAAAACGCTGCAGGGAGTGTGATGGCTGCAGGGCCACAAAATGTGGTAACTGCAAATACTGTTTTCACCCTTCATTGAAAAGGGCTTGTATGATGAGGAAATGTATAAATTTGAACTAG
- the LOC136247426 gene encoding uncharacterized protein isoform X9 codes for MADYSMMEEVVSTCPTKKCQHCGQQCAIAFRSCPSCNENFPDCLKRQANGPVRQHPSSLVTIMQKKANQLNQLGYDIFILGHKRNAVNPSHINFTTPGIAKEFVKDYPKLFEGWKTYCSSKSRGQNSNHQVGLSTAGENEIGLTQTATQSQVGLTQTATQGQVGLTQTATEDQELTQTATQIQVGLTQTATQSQGLTQTATEGQGLTQTATQSQGLTQTATQGQGLTQTATEGQVGLTQTATQGQVELTQTATQIQVGLTQTATQSQVGLTQTATQSQVGLMQTQSQVGLTQTATEGQVELTQTATQIQGLTQTATQSQGLTQSQVGLTQTATEGQVELTQTATQIQGLSQTQNQARRKRCRECDGCRATKCGNCKYCFHPSLKRACMMRKCINLN; via the exons ATGGCAGATTATTCTATGATGGAAG AGGTAGTTTCTACTTGCCCTACCAAAAAGTGCCAGCATTGTGGACAGCAATGTGCAATTGCCTTCAGATCCTGCCCCAGTTGCAATGAGAATTTTCCAGATTGCCTGAAACGCCAGGCAAATGGACCTGTTAGGCAGCATCCATCAAGTCTTGTTACTATAATGCAGAAAAAG GCCAACCAGCTCAATCAGCTGGGATATGATATCTTTATCCTCGGGCACAAGAGAAATGCTGTCAACCCATCTCATATTAATTTTACGACACCTGGTATAGCTAAAGAATTTGTTAAAGATTACCCTAAACTTTTTGAGGGGTGGAAAACATATTGCTCATCAAAATCACGAG GACAAAACAGTAATCATCAAG TAGGATTGTCAACGGCAGGAGAGAATGAAA TAGGGTTGACACAGACAGCTACACAGAGTCAAG TAGGGTTGACACAGACAGCTACACAGGGTCAAG TAGGGTTGACACAGACAGCTACAGAGGATCAAG AGTTGACACAGACAGCTACACAGATTCAAG TAGGGTTGACACAGACAGCTACACAGAGTCAAG GGTTGACACAGACAGCTACAGAGGGTCAAG GGTTGACACAGACAGCTACACAGAGTCAAG GGTTGACACAGACAGCTACACAGGGTCAAG GGTTGACACAGACAGCTACAGAGGGTCAAG TAGGGTTGACACAGACAGCTACACAGGGTCAAG TAGAGTTGACACAGACAGCTACACAGATTCAAG TAGGGTTGACACAGACAGCTACACAGAGTCAAG TAGGGTTGACACAGACAGCTACACAGAGTCAAG TAGGGTTGATGCAGACACAGAGTCAAG TAGGATTGACACAGACAGCTACAGAGGGTCAAG TAGAGTTGACACAGACAGCTACACAGATTCAAG GGTTGACACAGACAGCTACACAGAGTCAAG GGTTGACACAGAGTCAAG TAGGGTTGACACAGACAGCTACAGAGGGTCAAG TAGAGTTGACACAGACAGCTACACAGATTCAAG GGTTGTCACAGACACAGAATCAAG CAAGAAGAAAACGCTGCAGGGAGTGTGATGGCTGCAGGGCCACAAAATGTGGTAACTGCAAATACTGTTTTCACCCTTCATTGAAAAGGGCTTGTATGATGAGGAAATGTATAAATTTGAACTAG
- the LOC136247426 gene encoding uncharacterized protein isoform X28 produces the protein MADYSMMEEVVSTCPTKKCQHCGQQCAIAFRSCPSCNENFPDCLKRQANGPVRQHPSSLVTIMQKKANQLNQLGYDIFILGHKRNAVNPSHINFTTPGIAKEFVKDYPKLFEGWKTYCSSKSRGQNSNHQVGLSTAGENEIGLTQTATQSQVGLTQTATQGQVGLTQTATEDQELTQTATQIQVGLTQTATQSQGLTQTATEGQGLTQTATQSQGLTQTATQGQGLTQTATEGQVGLTQTATQGQVELTQTATQIQGLTQTATQSQGLTQTATQSQGLMQTQSQVGLTQTATEGQVELTQTATQIQVGLTQTATQSQGLTQSQVGLTQTATEGQVELTQTATQIQGLSQTQNQARRKRCRECDGCRATKCGNCKYCFHPSLKRACMMRKCINLN, from the exons ATGGCAGATTATTCTATGATGGAAG AGGTAGTTTCTACTTGCCCTACCAAAAAGTGCCAGCATTGTGGACAGCAATGTGCAATTGCCTTCAGATCCTGCCCCAGTTGCAATGAGAATTTTCCAGATTGCCTGAAACGCCAGGCAAATGGACCTGTTAGGCAGCATCCATCAAGTCTTGTTACTATAATGCAGAAAAAG GCCAACCAGCTCAATCAGCTGGGATATGATATCTTTATCCTCGGGCACAAGAGAAATGCTGTCAACCCATCTCATATTAATTTTACGACACCTGGTATAGCTAAAGAATTTGTTAAAGATTACCCTAAACTTTTTGAGGGGTGGAAAACATATTGCTCATCAAAATCACGAG GACAAAACAGTAATCATCAAG TAGGATTGTCAACGGCAGGAGAGAATGAAA TAGGGTTGACACAGACAGCTACACAGAGTCAAG TAGGGTTGACACAGACAGCTACACAGGGTCAAG TAGGGTTGACACAGACAGCTACAGAGGATCAAG AGTTGACACAGACAGCTACACAGATTCAAG TAGGGTTGACACAGACAGCTACACAGAGTCAAG GGTTGACACAGACAGCTACAGAGGGTCAAG GGTTGACACAGACAGCTACACAGAGTCAAG GGTTGACACAGACAGCTACACAGGGTCAAG GGTTGACACAGACAGCTACAGAGGGTCAAG TAGGGTTGACACAGACAGCTACACAGGGTCAAG TAGAGTTGACACAGACAGCTACACAGATTCAAG GGTTGACACAGACAGCTACACAGAGTCAAG GGTTGACACAGACAGCTACACAGAGTCAAG GGTTGATGCAGACACAGAGTCAAG TAGGATTGACACAGACAGCTACAGAGGGTCAAG TAGAGTTGACACAGACAGCTACACAGATTCAAG TAGGGTTGACACAGACAGCTACACAGAGTCAAG GGTTGACACAGAGTCAAG TAGGGTTGACACAGACAGCTACAGAGGGTCAAG TAGAGTTGACACAGACAGCTACACAGATTCAAG GGTTGTCACAGACACAGAATCAAG CAAGAAGAAAACGCTGCAGGGAGTGTGATGGCTGCAGGGCCACAAAATGTGGTAACTGCAAATACTGTTTTCACCCTTCATTGAAAAGGGCTTGTATGATGAGGAAATGTATAAATTTGAACTAG
- the LOC136247426 gene encoding uncharacterized protein isoform X25, with the protein MADYSMMEEVVSTCPTKKCQHCGQQCAIAFRSCPSCNENFPDCLKRQANGPVRQHPSSLVTIMQKKANQLNQLGYDIFILGHKRNAVNPSHINFTTPGIAKEFVKDYPKLFEGWKTYCSSKSRGQNSNHQVGLSTAGENERLTQTATQSQGLTQTATQGQVGLTQTATEDQELTQTATQIQVGLTQTATQSQGLTQTATEGQGLTQTATQSQGLTQTATQGQGLTQTATEGQVGLTQTATQGQVELTQTATQIQVGLTQTATQSQVGLTQTATQSQVGLMQTQSQVGLTQTATEGQVELTQTATQIQVGLTQTATQSQGLTQSQVGLTQTATEGQVELTQTATQIQGLSQTQNQARRKRCRECDGCRATKCGNCKYCFHPSLKRACMMRKCINLN; encoded by the exons ATGGCAGATTATTCTATGATGGAAG AGGTAGTTTCTACTTGCCCTACCAAAAAGTGCCAGCATTGTGGACAGCAATGTGCAATTGCCTTCAGATCCTGCCCCAGTTGCAATGAGAATTTTCCAGATTGCCTGAAACGCCAGGCAAATGGACCTGTTAGGCAGCATCCATCAAGTCTTGTTACTATAATGCAGAAAAAG GCCAACCAGCTCAATCAGCTGGGATATGATATCTTTATCCTCGGGCACAAGAGAAATGCTGTCAACCCATCTCATATTAATTTTACGACACCTGGTATAGCTAAAGAATTTGTTAAAGATTACCCTAAACTTTTTGAGGGGTGGAAAACATATTGCTCATCAAAATCACGAG GACAAAACAGTAATCATCAAG TAGGATTGTCAACGGCAGGAGAGAATGAAA GGTTGACACAGACAGCTACACAGAGTCAAG GGTTGACACAGACAGCTACACAGGGTCAAG TAGGGTTGACACAGACAGCTACAGAGGATCAAG AGTTGACACAGACAGCTACACAGATTCAAG TAGGGTTGACACAGACAGCTACACAGAGTCAAG GGTTGACACAGACAGCTACAGAGGGTCAAG GGTTGACACAGACAGCTACACAGAGTCAAG GGTTGACACAGACAGCTACACAGGGTCAAG GGTTGACACAGACAGCTACAGAGGGTCAAG TAGGGTTGACACAGACAGCTACACAGGGTCAAG TAGAGTTGACACAGACAGCTACACAGATTCAAG TAGGGTTGACACAGACAGCTACACAGAGTCAAG TAGGGTTGACACAGACAGCTACACAGAGTCAAG TAGGGTTGATGCAGACACAGAGTCAAG TAGGATTGACACAGACAGCTACAGAGGGTCAAG TAGAGTTGACACAGACAGCTACACAGATTCAAG TAGGGTTGACACAGACAGCTACACAGAGTCAAG GGTTGACACAGAGTCAAG TAGGGTTGACACAGACAGCTACAGAGGGTCAAG TAGAGTTGACACAGACAGCTACACAGATTCAAG GGTTGTCACAGACACAGAATCAAG CAAGAAGAAAACGCTGCAGGGAGTGTGATGGCTGCAGGGCCACAAAATGTGGTAACTGCAAATACTGTTTTCACCCTTCATTGAAAAGGGCTTGTATGATGAGGAAATGTATAAATTTGAACTAG
- the LOC136247426 gene encoding uncharacterized protein isoform X33 → MADYSMMEEVVSTCPTKKCQHCGQQCAIAFRSCPSCNENFPDCLKRQANGPVRQHPSSLVTIMQKKANQLNQLGYDIFILGHKRNAVNPSHINFTTPGIAKEFVKDYPKLFEGWKTYCSSKSRGQNSNHQVGLSTAGENEIGLTQTATQSQVGLTQTATQGQVGLTQTATEDQELTQTATQIQVGLTQTATQSQGLTQTATEGQGLTQTATQSQGLTQTATQGQGLTQTATEGQVGLTQTATQGQVELTQTATQIQVGLTQTATQSQGLMQTQSQVGLTQTATEGQVELTQTATQIQVGLTQTATQSQGLTQSQVGLTQTATEGQVELTQTATQIQGLSQTQNQARRKRCRECDGCRATKCGNCKYCFHPSLKRACMMRKCINLN, encoded by the exons ATGGCAGATTATTCTATGATGGAAG AGGTAGTTTCTACTTGCCCTACCAAAAAGTGCCAGCATTGTGGACAGCAATGTGCAATTGCCTTCAGATCCTGCCCCAGTTGCAATGAGAATTTTCCAGATTGCCTGAAACGCCAGGCAAATGGACCTGTTAGGCAGCATCCATCAAGTCTTGTTACTATAATGCAGAAAAAG GCCAACCAGCTCAATCAGCTGGGATATGATATCTTTATCCTCGGGCACAAGAGAAATGCTGTCAACCCATCTCATATTAATTTTACGACACCTGGTATAGCTAAAGAATTTGTTAAAGATTACCCTAAACTTTTTGAGGGGTGGAAAACATATTGCTCATCAAAATCACGAG GACAAAACAGTAATCATCAAG TAGGATTGTCAACGGCAGGAGAGAATGAAA TAGGGTTGACACAGACAGCTACACAGAGTCAAG TAGGGTTGACACAGACAGCTACACAGGGTCAAG TAGGGTTGACACAGACAGCTACAGAGGATCAAG AGTTGACACAGACAGCTACACAGATTCAAG TAGGGTTGACACAGACAGCTACACAGAGTCAAG GGTTGACACAGACAGCTACAGAGGGTCAAG GGTTGACACAGACAGCTACACAGAGTCAAG GGTTGACACAGACAGCTACACAGGGTCAAG GGTTGACACAGACAGCTACAGAGGGTCAAG TAGGGTTGACACAGACAGCTACACAGGGTCAAG TAGAGTTGACACAGACAGCTACACAGATTCAAG TAGGGTTGACACAGACAGCTACACAGAGTCAAG GGTTGATGCAGACACAGAGTCAAG TAGGATTGACACAGACAGCTACAGAGGGTCAAG TAGAGTTGACACAGACAGCTACACAGATTCAAG TAGGGTTGACACAGACAGCTACACAGAGTCAAG GGTTGACACAGAGTCAAG TAGGGTTGACACAGACAGCTACAGAGGGTCAAG TAGAGTTGACACAGACAGCTACACAGATTCAAG GGTTGTCACAGACACAGAATCAAG CAAGAAGAAAACGCTGCAGGGAGTGTGATGGCTGCAGGGCCACAAAATGTGGTAACTGCAAATACTGTTTTCACCCTTCATTGAAAAGGGCTTGTATGATGAGGAAATGTATAAATTTGAACTAG
- the LOC136247426 gene encoding uncharacterized protein isoform X32, with translation MADYSMMEEVVSTCPTKKCQHCGQQCAIAFRSCPSCNENFPDCLKRQANGPVRQHPSSLVTIMQKKANQLNQLGYDIFILGHKRNAVNPSHINFTTPGIAKEFVKDYPKLFEGWKTYCSSKSRGQNSNHQVGLSTAGENEIGLTQTATQSQVGLTQTATQGQVGLTQTATEDQELTQTATQIQVGLTQTATQSQGLTQTATEGQGLTQTATQSQGLTQTATQGQGLTQTATEGQVGLTQTATQGQVELTQTATQIQVGLTQTATQSQVGLTQTATQSQGLMQTQSQGLTQTATEGQELTQTATQIQGLTQTATQSQGLTQSQVGLTQTATEGQVELTQTATQIQGLSQTQNQARRKRCRECDGCRATKCGNCKYCFHPSLKRACMMRKCINLN, from the exons ATGGCAGATTATTCTATGATGGAAG AGGTAGTTTCTACTTGCCCTACCAAAAAGTGCCAGCATTGTGGACAGCAATGTGCAATTGCCTTCAGATCCTGCCCCAGTTGCAATGAGAATTTTCCAGATTGCCTGAAACGCCAGGCAAATGGACCTGTTAGGCAGCATCCATCAAGTCTTGTTACTATAATGCAGAAAAAG GCCAACCAGCTCAATCAGCTGGGATATGATATCTTTATCCTCGGGCACAAGAGAAATGCTGTCAACCCATCTCATATTAATTTTACGACACCTGGTATAGCTAAAGAATTTGTTAAAGATTACCCTAAACTTTTTGAGGGGTGGAAAACATATTGCTCATCAAAATCACGAG GACAAAACAGTAATCATCAAG TAGGATTGTCAACGGCAGGAGAGAATGAAA TAGGGTTGACACAGACAGCTACACAGAGTCAAG TAGGGTTGACACAGACAGCTACACAGGGTCAAG TAGGGTTGACACAGACAGCTACAGAGGATCAAG AGTTGACACAGACAGCTACACAGATTCAAG TAGGGTTGACACAGACAGCTACACAGAGTCAAG GGTTGACACAGACAGCTACAGAGGGTCAAG GGTTGACACAGACAGCTACACAGAGTCAAG GGTTGACACAGACAGCTACACAGGGTCAAG GGTTGACACAGACAGCTACAGAGGGTCAAG TAGGGTTGACACAGACAGCTACACAGGGTCAAG TAGAGTTGACACAGACAGCTACACAGATTCAAG TAGGGTTGACACAGACAGCTACACAGAGTCAAG TAGGGTTGACACAGACAGCTACACAGAGTCAAG GGTTGATGCAGACACAGAGTCAAG GATTGACACAGACAGCTACAGAGGGTCAAG AGTTGACACAGACAGCTACACAGATTCAAG GGTTGACACAGACAGCTACACAGAGTCAAG GGTTGACACAGAGTCAAG TAGGGTTGACACAGACAGCTACAGAGGGTCAAG TAGAGTTGACACAGACAGCTACACAGATTCAAG GGTTGTCACAGACACAGAATCAAG CAAGAAGAAAACGCTGCAGGGAGTGTGATGGCTGCAGGGCCACAAAATGTGGTAACTGCAAATACTGTTTTCACCCTTCATTGAAAAGGGCTTGTATGATGAGGAAATGTATAAATTTGAACTAG
- the LOC136247426 gene encoding ice nucleation protein InaA-like isoform X38, whose translation MADYSMMEEVVSTCPTKKCQHCGQQCAIAFRSCPSCNENFPDCLKRQANGPVRQHPSSLVTIMQKKANQLNQLGYDIFILGHKRNAVNPSHINFTTPGIAKEFVKDYPKLFEGWKTYCSSKSRGQNSNHQVGLSTAGENEIGLTQTATQSQVGLTQTATQGQVGLTQTATEDQELTQTATQIQVGLTQTATQSQGLTQTATEGQGLTQTATQSQGLTQTATQGQGLTQTATEGQVGLTQTATQGQVELTQTATQIQVGLTQTATQSQVGLTQTATQSQVGLMQTQSQGLSQTQNQARRKRCRECDGCRATKCGNCKYCFHPSLKRACMMRKCINLN comes from the exons ATGGCAGATTATTCTATGATGGAAG AGGTAGTTTCTACTTGCCCTACCAAAAAGTGCCAGCATTGTGGACAGCAATGTGCAATTGCCTTCAGATCCTGCCCCAGTTGCAATGAGAATTTTCCAGATTGCCTGAAACGCCAGGCAAATGGACCTGTTAGGCAGCATCCATCAAGTCTTGTTACTATAATGCAGAAAAAG GCCAACCAGCTCAATCAGCTGGGATATGATATCTTTATCCTCGGGCACAAGAGAAATGCTGTCAACCCATCTCATATTAATTTTACGACACCTGGTATAGCTAAAGAATTTGTTAAAGATTACCCTAAACTTTTTGAGGGGTGGAAAACATATTGCTCATCAAAATCACGAG GACAAAACAGTAATCATCAAG TAGGATTGTCAACGGCAGGAGAGAATGAAA TAGGGTTGACACAGACAGCTACACAGAGTCAAG TAGGGTTGACACAGACAGCTACACAGGGTCAAG TAGGGTTGACACAGACAGCTACAGAGGATCAAG AGTTGACACAGACAGCTACACAGATTCAAG TAGGGTTGACACAGACAGCTACACAGAGTCAAG GGTTGACACAGACAGCTACAGAGGGTCAAG GGTTGACACAGACAGCTACACAGAGTCAAG GGTTGACACAGACAGCTACACAGGGTCAAG GGTTGACACAGACAGCTACAGAGGGTCAAG TAGGGTTGACACAGACAGCTACACAGGGTCAAG TAGAGTTGACACAGACAGCTACACAGATTCAAG TAGGGTTGACACAGACAGCTACACAGAGTCAAG TAGGGTTGACACAGACAGCTACACAGAGTCAAG TAGGGTTGATGCAGACACAGAGTCAAG GGTTGTCACAGACACAGAATCAAG CAAGAAGAAAACGCTGCAGGGAGTGTGATGGCTGCAGGGCCACAAAATGTGGTAACTGCAAATACTGTTTTCACCCTTCATTGAAAAGGGCTTGTATGATGAGGAAATGTATAAATTTGAACTAG
- the LOC136247426 gene encoding uncharacterized protein isoform X7, which yields MADYSMMEEVVSTCPTKKCQHCGQQCAIAFRSCPSCNENFPDCLKRQANGPVRQHPSSLVTIMQKKANQLNQLGYDIFILGHKRNAVNPSHINFTTPGIAKEFVKDYPKLFEGWKTYCSSKSRGQNSNHQVGLSTAGENEIGLTQTATQSQVGLTQTATQGQGLTQTATEDQELTQTATQIQVGLTQTATQSQGLTQTATEGQGLTQTATQSQGLTQTATQGQGLTQTATEGQVGLTQTATQGQVELTQTATQIQVGLTQTATQSQVGLTQTATQSQVGLMQTQSQVGLTQTATEGQVELTQTATQIQVGLTQTATQSQGLTQSQVGLTQTATEGQVELTQTATQIQGLSQTQNQARRKRCRECDGCRATKCGNCKYCFHPSLKRACMMRKCINLN from the exons ATGGCAGATTATTCTATGATGGAAG AGGTAGTTTCTACTTGCCCTACCAAAAAGTGCCAGCATTGTGGACAGCAATGTGCAATTGCCTTCAGATCCTGCCCCAGTTGCAATGAGAATTTTCCAGATTGCCTGAAACGCCAGGCAAATGGACCTGTTAGGCAGCATCCATCAAGTCTTGTTACTATAATGCAGAAAAAG GCCAACCAGCTCAATCAGCTGGGATATGATATCTTTATCCTCGGGCACAAGAGAAATGCTGTCAACCCATCTCATATTAATTTTACGACACCTGGTATAGCTAAAGAATTTGTTAAAGATTACCCTAAACTTTTTGAGGGGTGGAAAACATATTGCTCATCAAAATCACGAG GACAAAACAGTAATCATCAAG TAGGATTGTCAACGGCAGGAGAGAATGAAA TAGGGTTGACACAGACAGCTACACAGAGTCAAG TAGGGTTGACACAGACAGCTACACAGGGTCAAG GGTTGACACAGACAGCTACAGAGGATCAAG AGTTGACACAGACAGCTACACAGATTCAAG TAGGGTTGACACAGACAGCTACACAGAGTCAAG GGTTGACACAGACAGCTACAGAGGGTCAAG GGTTGACACAGACAGCTACACAGAGTCAAG GGTTGACACAGACAGCTACACAGGGTCAAG GGTTGACACAGACAGCTACAGAGGGTCAAG TAGGGTTGACACAGACAGCTACACAGGGTCAAG TAGAGTTGACACAGACAGCTACACAGATTCAAG TAGGGTTGACACAGACAGCTACACAGAGTCAAG TAGGGTTGACACAGACAGCTACACAGAGTCAAG TAGGGTTGATGCAGACACAGAGTCAAG TAGGATTGACACAGACAGCTACAGAGGGTCAAG TAGAGTTGACACAGACAGCTACACAGATTCAAG TAGGGTTGACACAGACAGCTACACAGAGTCAAG GGTTGACACAGAGTCAAG TAGGGTTGACACAGACAGCTACAGAGGGTCAAG TAGAGTTGACACAGACAGCTACACAGATTCAAG GGTTGTCACAGACACAGAATCAAG CAAGAAGAAAACGCTGCAGGGAGTGTGATGGCTGCAGGGCCACAAAATGTGGTAACTGCAAATACTGTTTTCACCCTTCATTGAAAAGGGCTTGTATGATGAGGAAATGTATAAATTTGAACTAG
- the LOC136247426 gene encoding uncharacterized protein isoform X21, which produces MADYSMMEEVVSTCPTKKCQHCGQQCAIAFRSCPSCNENFPDCLKRQANGPVRQHPSSLVTIMQKKANQLNQLGYDIFILGHKRNAVNPSHINFTTPGIAKEFVKDYPKLFEGWKTYCSSKSRGQNSNHQVGLSTAGENEIGLTQTATQSQVGLTQTATQGQVGLTQTATEDQELTQTATQIQVGLTQTATQSQGLTQTATEGQGLTQTATQSQGLTQTATQGQGLTQTATEGQVGLTQTATQGQVELTQTATQIQVGLTQTATQSQVGLTQTATQSQVGLMQTQSQVGLTQTATEGQVELTQTATQIQVGLTQTATQSQGLTQSQGLTQTATEGQELTQTATQIQGLSQTQNQARRKRCRECDGCRATKCGNCKYCFHPSLKRACMMRKCINLN; this is translated from the exons ATGGCAGATTATTCTATGATGGAAG AGGTAGTTTCTACTTGCCCTACCAAAAAGTGCCAGCATTGTGGACAGCAATGTGCAATTGCCTTCAGATCCTGCCCCAGTTGCAATGAGAATTTTCCAGATTGCCTGAAACGCCAGGCAAATGGACCTGTTAGGCAGCATCCATCAAGTCTTGTTACTATAATGCAGAAAAAG GCCAACCAGCTCAATCAGCTGGGATATGATATCTTTATCCTCGGGCACAAGAGAAATGCTGTCAACCCATCTCATATTAATTTTACGACACCTGGTATAGCTAAAGAATTTGTTAAAGATTACCCTAAACTTTTTGAGGGGTGGAAAACATATTGCTCATCAAAATCACGAG GACAAAACAGTAATCATCAAG TAGGATTGTCAACGGCAGGAGAGAATGAAA TAGGGTTGACACAGACAGCTACACAGAGTCAAG TAGGGTTGACACAGACAGCTACACAGGGTCAAG TAGGGTTGACACAGACAGCTACAGAGGATCAAG AGTTGACACAGACAGCTACACAGATTCAAG TAGGGTTGACACAGACAGCTACACAGAGTCAAG GGTTGACACAGACAGCTACAGAGGGTCAAG GGTTGACACAGACAGCTACACAGAGTCAAG GGTTGACACAGACAGCTACACAGGGTCAAG GGTTGACACAGACAGCTACAGAGGGTCAAG TAGGGTTGACACAGACAGCTACACAGGGTCAAG TAGAGTTGACACAGACAGCTACACAGATTCAAG TAGGGTTGACACAGACAGCTACACAGAGTCAAG TAGGGTTGACACAGACAGCTACACAGAGTCAAG TAGGGTTGATGCAGACACAGAGTCAAG TAGGATTGACACAGACAGCTACAGAGGGTCAAG TAGAGTTGACACAGACAGCTACACAGATTCAAG TAGGGTTGACACAGACAGCTACACAGAGTCAAG GGTTGACACAGAGTCAAG GGTTGACACAGACAGCTACAGAGGGTCAAG AGTTGACACAGACAGCTACACAGATTCAAG GGTTGTCACAGACACAGAATCAAG CAAGAAGAAAACGCTGCAGGGAGTGTGATGGCTGCAGGGCCACAAAATGTGGTAACTGCAAATACTGTTTTCACCCTTCATTGAAAAGGGCTTGTATGATGAGGAAATGTATAAATTTGAACTAG